In a single window of the Streptacidiphilus sp. P02-A3a genome:
- a CDS encoding ribbon-helix-helix protein, CopG family: protein MAKTRISISLDLDQAERIRLAAEEGGQDVSAFVVAAALTEAVRRERIAASFADIDAAIAAAEAEAESLDWSSAGDAPADEESARIREQVAAARSRAAATRSRRNAA from the coding sequence ATGGCGAAGACGAGGATCTCCATCAGCCTGGATCTCGATCAGGCCGAACGCATCAGGCTGGCCGCAGAGGAAGGCGGTCAGGATGTATCTGCCTTCGTGGTTGCGGCCGCACTCACCGAAGCCGTCCGCCGGGAGCGCATCGCCGCGTCCTTCGCGGATATCGACGCGGCCATCGCCGCCGCTGAGGCCGAGGCGGAGTCCTTGGACTGGTCGTCTGCGGGCGACGCACCCGCAGACGAGGAGTCCGCTCGGATCCGGGAGCAGGTTGCGGCAGCTCGATCCCGGGCGGCAGCCACTCGTTCCCGTCGGAACGCGGCGTGA